The following are encoded together in the Candidatus Methylomirabilis oxygeniifera genome:
- a CDS encoding protein of unknown function (Evidence 5 : No homology to any previously reported sequences), producing the protein MNLRWNPHHEFAAEMAGRYRFGYGLTFFMHIPHDIVNHFTNAF; encoded by the coding sequence ATGAACCTGAGGTGGAACCCGCACCATGAATTTGCCGCTGAAATGGCGGGACGATATCGGTTCGGGTATGGCCTCACCTTTTTTATGCATATCCCTCATGACATCGTTAACCACTTTACGAATGCCTTTTAG
- a CDS encoding conserved protein of unknown function (Evidence 4 : Homologs of previously reported genes of unknown function): MKKDKFTYRVTWSEDDNEYAGLCAEFPSLSWLAKTPESALKGIRKVVNDVMRDMHKKGEAIPEPISSRHFSGKFMVRVPPQVHQKLAIQAAEFGVSLNRLASAKLSQ; this comes from the coding sequence ATGAAAAAAGATAAATTCACCTACCGGGTAACATGGTCTGAAGACGACAACGAGTATGCTGGTCTCTGTGCTGAATTTCCCAGCCTTAGTTGGCTGGCAAAAACACCGGAATCAGCCCTAAAAGGCATTCGTAAAGTGGTTAACGATGTCATGAGGGATATGCATAAAAAAGGTGAGGCCATACCCGAACCGATATCGTCCCGCCATTTCAGCGGCAAATTCATGGTGCGGGTTCCACCTCAGGTTCATCAGAAACTGGCCATCCAGGCCGCTGAGTTTGGCGTTAGTCTGAATCGGCTTGCCAGTGCAAAATTAAGTCAGTGA
- a CDS encoding protein of unknown function (Evidence 5 : No homology to any previously reported sequences), with translation MNLSFFMGAIYLQSFYCKKNLSNLVCFGVPLIILNIYSWIALPRGFINSMTAPSLARFAEIMVAHSA, from the coding sequence GTGAATTTATCTTTTTTCATGGGTGCGATCTACCTCCAATCTTTCTATTGCAAGAAGAACCTGTCTAACCTGGTATGCTTTGGCGTTCCCCTTATCATTTTGAATATTTATTCTTGGATCGCCTTGCCACGGGGTTTTATAAATTCGATGACTGCTCCCTCCCTGGCGAGGTTCGCCGAAATAATGGTCGCACACTCTGCATAA
- a CDS encoding protein of unknown function (Evidence 5 : No homology to any previously reported sequences), with protein MTDDLLRQIWEAVKRFSWLAVVKRVSGLAFRGKAWRCPAIYYGRTIAWFDLLTTGNRSGRERGERFAYARNDAVDGWSRAMEVNAHARVPQASEALLRPCAIGLPMLRFEPIAAELSGYAALTRPTPDFGIRRKGRGNARDPIDLFKGSHGAGLRL; from the coding sequence GTGACTGACGATCTATTACGCCAAATCTGGGAGGCGGTCAAGCGCTTTTCGTGGCTTGCGGTGGTGAAGCGGGTATCAGGACTGGCTTTTCGAGGGAAAGCGTGGAGGTGTCCAGCAATCTATTACGGTCGGACAATCGCGTGGTTCGACCTGCTCACCACGGGCAACCGGAGCGGGAGAGAACGGGGAGAGCGCTTCGCCTACGCTCGCAATGACGCGGTAGACGGTTGGTCTCGCGCTATGGAGGTTAATGCTCATGCGCGTGTGCCGCAGGCGTCTGAGGCATTGCTTCGCCCTTGCGCAATCGGGCTGCCTATGTTACGTTTCGAGCCGATCGCAGCCGAGTTGTCGGGTTACGCTGCGCTAACCCGACCTACGCCTGATTTTGGCATTCGACGCAAGGGACGCGGCAACGCAAGAGACCCGATAGACCTTTTCAAGGGAAGCCATGGCGCGGGGTTACGACTTTAA
- a CDS encoding protein of unknown function (Evidence 5 : No homology to any previously reported sequences) — translation MPRFSGVAHAVSSLAGLPVAGKRQTGLSKGKKGDRRSITPNPGDGQALFVAFCGETGVETDFSRESVEASSNPSRSGGRSGRERGDCFVALAMTRQAVGLAHRTSSDACAPAGRYNKWFGCLHYHVSLSTRTRSRCGIAAAKSSESFWMVGTDRPCS, via the coding sequence TTGCCCCGTTTCAGTGGGGTTGCCCATGCCGTCTCCTCTCTGGCTGGCCTGCCTGTGGCAGGCAAGCGGCAGACAGGCCTCTCCAAGGGGAAGAAAGGTGACCGACGATCTATTACGCCAAATCCGGGAGACGGTCAAGCGCTTTTTGTGGCTTTTTGTGGCGAAACAGGTGTCGAGACTGACTTTTCGAGGGAAAGCGTGGAGGCGTCCAGCAATCCATCACGGTCGGGCGGTCGGAGCGGGAGAGAACGGGGAGATTGCTTCGTTGCACTCGCAATGACGCGGCAGGCGGTTGGCCTCGCGCACCGGACGTCCTCCGATGCGTGTGCGCCGGCCGGCCGCTATAACAAATGGTTCGGCTGTCTCCACTATCACGTCTCGCTCTCCACCCGGACCAGGTCCCGGTGCGGCATAGCCGCCGCGAAAAGCTCCGAAAGTTTCTGGATGGTCGGGACTGATCGGCCCTGCTCATAA